One stretch of Musicola paradisiaca NCPPB 2511 DNA includes these proteins:
- the ytfE gene encoding iron-sulfur cluster repair protein YtfE has protein sequence MHYREKSLGELAIAIPRATALFREFNLDFCCGGKQTLQHAAGKRQLDIAMLEARLAELDAEPPSEKNWRAAPLNDMIPYIVQRFHDRHREQLPELIIMAEKVERVHQDKSACPHGLAAQLTLILDDLSQHMMKEERILFPMIQAGMGRQAAGPISVMEHEHDDAGQQLEVVKTLTDNLTPPADACNTWRALYAGIGEFITDLMEHIHLENNLLFPRALRGEA, from the coding sequence ATGCACTACCGCGAAAAATCCTTAGGCGAACTGGCCATCGCTATTCCCCGCGCTACCGCGCTGTTCCGCGAGTTCAATCTTGATTTCTGCTGTGGCGGCAAACAGACGCTGCAACACGCCGCCGGTAAGCGTCAGCTGGATATCGCCATGCTGGAAGCACGGCTGGCGGAACTGGACGCTGAGCCGCCATCGGAAAAAAACTGGCGGGCGGCACCGTTGAACGACATGATCCCGTACATTGTCCAGCGTTTCCACGATCGCCACCGCGAGCAACTGCCGGAACTGATCATCATGGCCGAAAAAGTTGAACGTGTGCATCAGGACAAATCCGCCTGTCCGCATGGTCTGGCTGCCCAGCTCACACTGATCCTCGATGATTTGTCTCAGCATATGATGAAAGAAGAGCGGATTCTGTTTCCGATGATTCAAGCGGGAATGGGGCGACAAGCAGCCGGGCCGATATCCGTTATGGAGCATGAACACGATGACGCCGGCCAGCAGCTTGAGGTCGTCAAAACACTCACCGATAACCTGACGCCGCCTGCCGATGCCTGCAATACCTGGCGCGCCCTGTATGCGGGCATCGGTGAATTTATTACCGACCTGATGGAACACATCCATCTGGAAAACAACCTGCTGTTCCCAAGGGCACTGCGGGGAGAAGCCTGA
- a CDS encoding bifunctional 2',3'-cyclic-nucleotide 2'-phosphodiesterase/3'-nucleotidase — MKHTLALSLLSVAILSATAQAATVDLRVLETTDLHSNMMDFDYYKDSATDKFGLVRTASLIHAARQQVVNSVLVDNGDIIQGSPLGDYMAAKGLQKGEVHPVYLAMNTLDYTVGNLGNHEFNYGLDYLQNALAGAHFPYVNANVLNAKTQKPLFMPYLIKPTEVRDRDGKTHKLRIGYIGFVPPQIMVWDKANLSGKVTVADITATAKKWIPEMRQKGADVVIAIPHSGLSAEPYRAMAENSVYYLSQIPGIDAILFGHAHAVFPSKDFAAIKGADIARGTLNGIPAVMPGMWGDHLGVVDLVLNNDHGAWKVTQGTAQARPIYDKTQKTSVAAEDPQLVQVLSEAHQKTREFVSKPIGQASDNMYSYLSLIQDDPTVQIVNNAQRSYVEHFIQGDPDLAKLPVLSAAAPFKAGGRKNDPAGYVEVEKGQLTFRNAADLYLYPNTLVVVKVNGEQVREWLECSAGQFNQIDIHNAKPQSLINWDGFRTYNFDVIDGVKYQINVTQPARYDGECKLINPNAHRIEALTFNGKPIDPKATFLIATNNYRAYGEKFAGTGEKHIAFASPDENRSVLAAYISAETKKSGEVKPEADNNWRLARIVSDTPLDIRLETAPSAKAAAFIKEKAQYPLTQVGTDDIGFAVYRVDLQQQ, encoded by the coding sequence ATGAAACACACGCTGGCGCTGAGCCTGCTTTCGGTCGCCATTCTTTCCGCCACCGCCCAGGCGGCCACCGTCGATTTGCGCGTGCTGGAAACGACCGACCTGCACAGCAACATGATGGACTTCGACTATTACAAAGACAGCGCGACGGACAAATTCGGCCTGGTGCGCACCGCCAGCCTGATTCATGCCGCCCGACAGCAGGTCGTCAACAGCGTATTGGTCGACAACGGCGATATCATTCAAGGTAGCCCACTCGGCGATTATATGGCGGCGAAAGGGTTACAAAAAGGCGAAGTGCACCCGGTCTACCTGGCGATGAACACCCTCGATTACACCGTCGGCAACCTCGGCAACCACGAATTCAACTACGGTCTGGACTACCTGCAAAATGCGCTGGCCGGGGCACATTTTCCCTACGTCAACGCCAACGTGCTGAACGCCAAAACCCAAAAACCGCTGTTCATGCCCTATCTGATCAAGCCAACCGAGGTCAGGGATCGCGACGGAAAGACGCATAAGCTGCGCATCGGCTACATCGGCTTCGTACCGCCGCAGATAATGGTGTGGGACAAAGCCAACCTCAGCGGCAAAGTCACGGTGGCGGATATCACCGCAACGGCGAAAAAATGGATTCCGGAAATGCGCCAAAAAGGCGCGGATGTCGTTATCGCCATCCCGCACTCCGGCCTCTCCGCCGAGCCTTACCGCGCCATGGCGGAAAACTCGGTCTACTACCTGAGCCAAATCCCCGGCATTGACGCCATCTTGTTCGGCCATGCCCATGCCGTATTCCCCAGTAAAGACTTCGCCGCCATCAAGGGCGCCGACATCGCGCGCGGGACGCTCAATGGTATTCCGGCAGTCATGCCGGGCATGTGGGGCGACCATCTGGGCGTGGTGGATCTGGTGCTGAACAACGACCACGGCGCCTGGAAAGTCACACAGGGCACGGCACAAGCCCGCCCGATTTACGACAAGACCCAGAAAACATCGGTGGCGGCGGAAGATCCGCAACTGGTGCAAGTGCTGTCTGAAGCGCATCAAAAAACCCGCGAGTTTGTCAGCAAGCCGATCGGCCAAGCCTCGGACAACATGTACAGCTACCTGTCGCTGATTCAGGACGATCCCACCGTGCAGATCGTCAATAACGCCCAGCGATCCTATGTCGAACACTTTATTCAGGGCGACCCGGATCTGGCGAAACTGCCGGTACTTTCCGCGGCGGCGCCGTTCAAAGCGGGCGGACGCAAGAACGATCCGGCTGGTTACGTAGAAGTGGAAAAAGGCCAGCTCACCTTCCGCAACGCGGCCGATTTGTACCTGTACCCCAACACGTTAGTGGTGGTGAAAGTCAACGGCGAGCAGGTTCGCGAATGGTTGGAATGTTCCGCCGGCCAGTTCAACCAGATCGATATCCACAACGCCAAGCCGCAATCCCTGATCAACTGGGACGGTTTCCGGACTTACAATTTCGACGTGATCGACGGCGTGAAGTACCAGATCAACGTCACCCAGCCCGCCCGTTACGACGGCGAATGCAAACTCATCAATCCGAATGCTCATCGCATTGAAGCGCTGACATTCAACGGCAAACCCATCGATCCGAAAGCGACTTTCCTGATCGCCACCAATAACTATCGCGCTTATGGCGAGAAATTCGCCGGCACCGGCGAGAAGCACATCGCCTTCGCGTCGCCGGATGAGAATCGCTCGGTGCTGGCGGCCTACATCAGCGCCGAGACGAAAAAATCCGGCGAAGTGAAACCGGAGGCGGACAACAACTGGCGCCTGGCGCGCATCGTCAGCGATACGCCGCTGGATATTCGGCTGGAAACCGCGCCCTCCGCCAAAGCGGCAGCGTTTATCAAGGAGAAGGCCCAGTACCCGCTGACGCAGGTCGGCACCGACGATATCGGCTTCGCGGTTTACCGCGTCGATCTGCAACAACAGTAA
- the msrA gene encoding peptide-methionine (S)-S-oxide reductase MsrA — protein sequence MTHFDKTRIVSQAEALPGRITPMPVARLHVVSQHSMTHVPAQMEVALFAMGCFWGAERLFWQQPGVYSTAAGYSGGYTPNPTYREVCTGQTGHAEVVRVVFDPAEISYSQLLQLFWESHDPAQGMRQGGDIGTQYRSAVYTTTPAQTSAAEESRRRFQQAMRDAGDLRAVTTEVKPAGPFYYAEDEHQQYLHKNPHGYCGLGGTGVCLPPAG from the coding sequence ATGACGCATTTCGATAAAACCCGGATTGTCAGCCAGGCGGAAGCCTTGCCCGGCCGTATCACGCCGATGCCGGTGGCGCGTCTGCATGTGGTTAGTCAGCACTCAATGACGCATGTTCCGGCCCAGATGGAGGTCGCCCTGTTTGCGATGGGATGTTTCTGGGGCGCCGAACGCCTGTTCTGGCAGCAGCCGGGCGTATACAGCACCGCGGCAGGCTACAGCGGTGGCTATACGCCCAACCCCACCTATCGCGAAGTCTGTACCGGGCAAACCGGTCACGCCGAGGTGGTACGAGTGGTGTTCGATCCGGCGGAGATCAGCTATTCGCAGTTGTTGCAGCTGTTTTGGGAATCCCACGATCCGGCGCAAGGCATGCGGCAGGGTGGGGATATCGGCACCCAGTACCGCTCTGCGGTTTACACCACCACGCCCGCCCAGACAAGCGCAGCCGAAGAAAGCCGGCGACGCTTTCAGCAAGCCATGCGCGACGCGGGCGATCTGCGCGCCGTGACCACCGAGGTCAAGCCGGCCGGCCCTTTTTATTACGCCGAAGACGAGCATCAACAGTACCTGCACAAGAATCCGCACGGCTACTGTGGGCTGGGCGGTACCGGTGTGTGCCTGCCGCCCGCAGGGTGA
- a CDS encoding YtfJ family protein, with translation MTRRACLLTIWVLLIFPRWLPAHILPLYRMLPDVVVSDGGELQYQDGKPHYLSWSSAQLVGKVRLIQHIAGRMSARNMNETLMTALKAANLPREYYQTTTIVNADEAVIGTGFFVRKRIEAGKTQYPWTQFVLDNQGEVRKAWQLTPKSAAVIVLDKEGRIRYVKDGSLNRQEVQQVVNLLQVLLSQASSEQGDTKPRIEK, from the coding sequence ATGACGCGCCGCGCCTGCCTGCTGACAATATGGGTACTGCTAATATTCCCCCGCTGGCTGCCCGCTCATATCTTGCCCCTCTATCGCATGTTGCCGGATGTCGTCGTCTCCGACGGCGGCGAACTGCAATACCAGGACGGGAAACCCCACTATCTGAGCTGGAGCAGCGCACAACTTGTCGGGAAAGTCCGGCTGATTCAACACATTGCCGGCCGCATGTCCGCCCGCAATATGAATGAAACGTTGATGACCGCACTCAAGGCGGCCAATCTACCGCGCGAATATTACCAAACGACGACAATCGTCAATGCCGACGAGGCCGTCATCGGTACCGGCTTTTTCGTCCGCAAACGAATAGAGGCAGGCAAGACGCAATACCCCTGGACGCAATTTGTGCTGGATAATCAGGGTGAAGTACGCAAAGCCTGGCAGCTGACGCCGAAAAGCGCGGCCGTCATCGTACTGGATAAGGAAGGGCGGATACGCTACGTGAAGGACGGGTCGCTCAACCGCCAGGAGGTACAGCAGGTCGTCAACCTGCTGCAGGTGCTATTGAGCCAGGCCAGCTCAGAACAGGGAGACACGAAACCCCGGATTGAGAAATGA
- the cysQ gene encoding 3'(2'),5'-bisphosphate nucleotidase CysQ → MLEHICQLARDAGEAIMQVYNGHQPIDVARKQDDSPITAADLAAHQVIKRGLESRYPDIPLLSEEDPPAWSVRQTWQRYWLVDPLDGTKEFINRNGEFTVNIALIEEGKPVLGVVYVPVTGVMYAAAGGKAWKEEGGQRHQIQVYDARPPVVVVSRSHADAELEDYLSQLGEHRTVSVGSSLKFCLVAEGRAQLYPRFGPTSVWDTAAGHAVALASGAQVTDWQGKPLSYRPRESFLNPGFRVSLF, encoded by the coding sequence ATGCTAGAACATATCTGCCAACTGGCGCGGGACGCCGGCGAGGCGATCATGCAGGTTTATAACGGTCATCAGCCTATCGACGTGGCCCGCAAACAAGATGATTCACCGATAACGGCGGCGGATCTGGCGGCGCACCAGGTGATCAAGCGGGGGCTGGAGAGTCGTTACCCGGATATTCCTCTGCTGTCGGAAGAGGATCCCCCCGCCTGGTCGGTACGCCAGACGTGGCAACGTTATTGGCTGGTCGACCCGCTGGACGGTACCAAGGAATTCATCAATCGTAACGGCGAGTTTACCGTCAACATTGCGTTGATTGAGGAAGGTAAACCGGTGCTGGGCGTGGTGTATGTGCCGGTGACTGGCGTGATGTACGCCGCGGCCGGGGGGAAAGCCTGGAAAGAAGAGGGCGGGCAGCGTCATCAGATTCAGGTGTATGACGCTCGGCCGCCGGTGGTGGTGGTGAGCCGCTCCCATGCGGATGCCGAGCTGGAGGATTACCTGAGCCAGCTCGGTGAACACCGCACGGTGTCGGTCGGCTCATCGCTGAAGTTTTGTCTGGTGGCGGAAGGCCGCGCTCAGCTTTATCCCCGTTTTGGGCCCACCAGCGTCTGGGATACCGCCGCCGGCCATGCTGTGGCGCTGGCCTCTGGCGCGCAAGTGACCGACTGGCAGGGTAAACCGCTCTCCTACCGCCCGCGGGAGTCATTTCTCAATCCGGGGTTTCGTGTCTCCCTGTTCTGA
- the tamA gene encoding autotransporter assembly complex protein TamA produces MALSQTLILCGVLITPPTMAASSNVRLQLLGLSGDVQKNVRARLSTISPDEVNADSRFRARVDEAIRQGLRAMGYYQPDIHFDFIPAEGRGRPVLKVTVDPGEPVTIAGSSIAMRGEAQHDEDYLRLVAEHRPKVGAVLNHGAYDNFKSELNNLAMRKGYFDARFNKSQLGVMQSTRQAWWDIDYDSGPRYRFGKVTFRHAQIQEQYLQALLPFHEGDAYTTEQLGELNRRLSATGWFNSAVVSPDFERSRQSKVLPLDAVLTPRTRNSVETGVGYATDVGPRLKTVWNKPWVNSYGHSFTNSLSLSAPEQQLDMSYKIPLLKSPLEQYYLVQGGLKREDLNDTQSDTTSLNLARYWELNSGWQRALNLHWTLDHFTQASVTNTTMLIYPGVSFNRTRQRGGLMPDWGDTQRYSVDVSNTTWGSDLDFAIFQAQNVWIRTLEEKHRFVARANLGWIETGSFARVPPSLRFFAGGDRSIRGYKYKSISPRDSDGKLTGASKLAAGSLEYQYNVSGKWWGAVFVDSGEAVNDIRRSNIKTGAGVGLRWASPVGPVKLDIARPIGDDDKHGLQFYIGLGPEL; encoded by the coding sequence ATGGCGCTTAGTCAGACGCTGATACTGTGCGGCGTGCTGATAACGCCGCCGACGATGGCGGCCTCCTCCAATGTGCGTTTGCAACTGCTTGGTTTGAGCGGCGATGTGCAGAAAAACGTCAGGGCCCGGCTTTCCACCATTTCCCCGGATGAAGTCAACGCCGACAGCCGCTTTCGCGCCCGCGTCGACGAGGCAATCCGGCAGGGGCTGCGTGCGATGGGCTACTACCAGCCCGATATCCATTTCGACTTCATCCCTGCCGAAGGCCGGGGACGCCCGGTGCTTAAAGTCACTGTCGATCCCGGCGAACCGGTCACTATCGCCGGTTCCAGCATTGCCATGCGCGGCGAAGCGCAGCATGACGAAGACTATCTGCGGCTGGTGGCTGAACATCGTCCGAAAGTGGGGGCGGTGCTGAACCACGGCGCTTATGACAATTTCAAAAGCGAGCTGAACAACCTGGCGATGCGCAAGGGGTATTTCGACGCCCGCTTCAATAAAAGCCAGTTGGGTGTGATGCAGTCCACTCGTCAAGCCTGGTGGGATATCGATTATGATAGCGGCCCACGCTACCGCTTCGGAAAGGTGACTTTCCGCCATGCTCAGATTCAGGAGCAGTATCTGCAGGCGCTGTTGCCGTTTCATGAAGGCGATGCCTATACCACAGAGCAACTGGGCGAGTTAAACCGGCGTTTGTCGGCCACCGGTTGGTTTAATTCGGCGGTGGTTTCGCCGGATTTCGAGCGGAGCCGGCAGAGTAAAGTCCTGCCGCTGGACGCGGTTCTGACGCCCCGAACCCGCAATAGCGTAGAAACCGGGGTCGGGTACGCCACCGATGTCGGCCCGCGTCTGAAAACCGTCTGGAATAAACCCTGGGTCAACAGCTACGGCCACAGTTTCACCAACAGCCTCAGTCTGTCCGCACCGGAACAGCAACTGGATATGAGCTACAAAATCCCGCTACTGAAAAGCCCGCTGGAACAGTATTACCTGGTACAAGGCGGTTTGAAGCGGGAAGACCTCAACGATACCCAATCCGATACCACCTCCTTGAATCTGGCCCGCTACTGGGAGCTGAACAGCGGCTGGCAGCGTGCGCTCAATCTGCATTGGACGTTGGATCACTTTACGCAGGCCAGCGTCACCAACACCACCATGCTGATCTACCCCGGCGTGAGCTTCAACCGCACCCGCCAGCGCGGCGGTCTGATGCCGGACTGGGGAGATACGCAGCGCTATTCCGTGGATGTTTCAAACACCACGTGGGGATCGGATCTCGATTTTGCGATCTTTCAGGCGCAGAACGTATGGATCCGCACACTGGAGGAAAAGCACCGTTTCGTCGCCCGCGCCAATCTGGGCTGGATTGAAACCGGCAGTTTTGCCCGCGTACCGCCGTCGCTGCGCTTTTTTGCCGGGGGCGATCGCAGCATTCGCGGCTACAAGTACAAATCCATCTCCCCCAGGGACAGCGACGGTAAGCTGACCGGCGCGTCAAAGCTGGCGGCCGGCTCGTTGGAATACCAATACAACGTCAGCGGTAAATGGTGGGGCGCGGTATTTGTGGACAGCGGCGAGGCCGTCAACGATATCCGCCGCAGCAACATCAAAACCGGGGCGGGCGTCGGCCTGCGCTGGGCATCGCCGGTCGGGCCCGTCAAGCTGGATATCGCCCGGCCGATCGGTGACGACGACAAGCATGGGTTGCAGTTTTACATCGGGCTGGGGCCGGAACTATGA
- a CDS encoding urea ABC transporter substrate-binding protein — MAVAADKPIKIGLLEDASGNFALPVIPKIHATELAIDEINAKGGILGRPVELIKYDTQSDNTRFQQMARRLIKNDKVDVIFGAFSSASREAIRPIMDKEKQLYWYNNQYEGGVCDSNVFVTGAVPEQQFSTLLPWMMEKYGKRVYTIAADYNFGQISAEWVRKIVKENGGAMVGEEFIPLSVSQFGQTIQNIQKAKPDFVVTLLVGTNQSSYYEQQAAAKLNLPMASSVNVGQAYEHKRFKPPALKDMYVTANYIEEVDSPASNDFKKRFRAKFPDEPYINQEAANAYDAVYLYKLAVEKAKSVDQVAVRKALESGDICTDGPSGKVCIDPKSHHLSHTIYLAHVRDDHSVEIPKVWPDIKPYWLGEAGCNLPVKPDTSQYTPSNPPKA; from the coding sequence ATGGCCGTCGCTGCGGATAAACCGATAAAAATAGGTTTACTGGAGGATGCGTCCGGTAACTTTGCCCTGCCCGTTATTCCCAAGATCCATGCCACCGAATTAGCGATTGACGAGATCAATGCCAAAGGCGGTATTCTCGGACGCCCAGTAGAATTAATTAAATACGACACCCAATCGGATAATACCCGTTTCCAGCAAATGGCCCGTCGATTAATTAAAAACGATAAAGTGGATGTTATTTTCGGCGCGTTCTCCAGCGCCTCCCGCGAAGCCATCCGCCCAATCATGGACAAGGAAAAACAGCTTTACTGGTACAACAACCAGTACGAAGGCGGCGTCTGCGATAGCAACGTCTTCGTGACCGGCGCGGTGCCGGAACAGCAGTTCTCCACCTTGTTGCCCTGGATGATGGAAAAATACGGCAAGCGGGTTTACACCATCGCCGCCGATTACAACTTCGGGCAGATTTCCGCCGAGTGGGTACGCAAAATCGTCAAGGAAAATGGCGGCGCCATGGTGGGTGAAGAGTTCATCCCGCTGAGCGTCTCCCAGTTCGGCCAGACCATTCAGAACATCCAGAAAGCCAAGCCGGATTTCGTGGTGACGTTGCTGGTAGGCACCAATCAGTCCTCCTACTACGAACAACAGGCGGCGGCCAAGCTGAATCTGCCGATGGCCAGCTCCGTCAACGTCGGTCAGGCCTATGAGCACAAACGCTTCAAACCGCCCGCGTTGAAAGACATGTACGTGACCGCCAACTACATCGAAGAGGTGGATAGCCCCGCCAGCAATGATTTCAAAAAACGCTTCCGCGCCAAGTTCCCTGACGAGCCGTATATCAACCAGGAAGCGGCCAACGCCTACGACGCGGTTTATCTGTACAAACTGGCGGTAGAAAAAGCCAAAAGCGTCGATCAGGTCGCGGTACGCAAAGCGCTGGAAAGCGGCGACATCTGCACCGACGGCCCGTCCGGCAAAGTGTGCATCGACCCGAAAAGCCATCACCTGAGCCACACCATCTATCTGGCGCACGTCCGGGACGACCACTCGGTGGAGATCCCCAAAGTCTGGCCGGACATCAAACCCTACTGGCTGGGCGAAGCCGGCTGCAACCTGCCGGTCAAACCGGATACCAGCCAGTACACGCCGTCCAACCCGCCCAAGGCCTGA
- a CDS encoding DUF1107 domain-containing protein, with the protein MKIFERYNPLKIAKYVKTLFKGRIYIKGIGAFEFDYGKILLPKTQDKQHLVVMSEVNRQVLKLQAELG; encoded by the coding sequence ATGAAGATCTTCGAACGTTACAATCCCTTGAAGATTGCTAAGTACGTGAAGACCTTATTCAAAGGGCGAATTTACATTAAGGGCATCGGCGCTTTTGAATTTGATTACGGTAAGATCCTGCTGCCGAAAACGCAGGATAAACAGCACCTGGTCGTGATGTCGGAGGTGAATCGGCAGGTGTTGAAATTGCAGGCGGAACTGGGGTGA
- a CDS encoding hemolysin family protein, producing the protein MLNSLLVILFLIAISAFFSLSEISLAASRKIKLKLMADEGDLNAALVLKLQETPGIFFTVIQIGVNAVAILAGIIGDAAFSPYFDMLFASLVPADILTRVSFVCSFTLVTGLFILFGDLTPKRIGMIAPEAVAIRIINPMRFCLWLFRPLVWLFNGLANGIFRLLKLPMVRKEDITSDDIYAVVEAGALAGVLRKQEHELIENVFELESRTVASSMTSRESVVFFDLHEEEAHIKEKIAQQPHSKFLVCDGNIDQIIGYVDSKDLLNRVLGNQSLELTSGMQIRPTLIVPDTLTLSEALESFKAAGEDFAVILNEYALVVGIITLNDVMTTLMGDLVGQGLEEQIVARDENSWLVEGGTPINDVMRALDIDEFPHSDNYETIGGFMMYMLRKIPKRTDFVRYAGYKFEVVDIDSYKIDQLLVTRVEEKANATAATPPAAAPSGE; encoded by the coding sequence ATGTTAAACAGTCTGTTAGTAATCCTGTTCCTCATCGCCATCAGTGCGTTTTTTTCTTTATCCGAGATATCGCTGGCCGCTTCCCGCAAGATCAAACTGAAGCTGATGGCCGATGAGGGCGACCTGAATGCAGCGCTGGTACTGAAACTCCAGGAGACGCCGGGTATTTTCTTTACCGTGATCCAGATTGGCGTCAATGCGGTCGCGATCCTGGCCGGTATCATCGGCGATGCCGCCTTCTCCCCCTATTTCGATATGCTGTTCGCCAGCCTGGTGCCCGCCGATATCCTGACCCGAGTGAGCTTTGTCTGTTCATTCACACTGGTGACTGGCCTGTTCATTCTGTTTGGCGATCTGACGCCGAAACGCATTGGTATGATTGCTCCAGAAGCCGTCGCCATACGGATCATCAACCCCATGCGCTTCTGTCTGTGGCTTTTTCGCCCACTGGTATGGCTGTTCAATGGCCTGGCCAACGGCATTTTCCGCCTGTTGAAACTGCCGATGGTACGCAAGGAAGACATCACCTCCGACGATATTTACGCGGTAGTGGAAGCCGGTGCGCTGGCGGGTGTGTTACGCAAGCAGGAACACGAGCTGATTGAAAACGTGTTCGAGCTGGAATCGCGTACCGTCGCATCCTCCATGACCTCGCGGGAAAGCGTGGTGTTTTTCGATCTGCACGAAGAAGAAGCGCACATCAAAGAGAAAATCGCCCAGCAGCCGCATTCCAAGTTTCTGGTTTGCGACGGCAACATCGACCAGATCATCGGCTATGTGGATTCCAAAGATCTCCTGAACCGGGTACTCGGCAACCAAAGCCTGGAGTTGACCAGCGGGATGCAAATCCGCCCGACGTTGATCGTGCCGGATACGCTGACGCTGTCCGAAGCGCTGGAAAGCTTCAAAGCCGCCGGGGAGGATTTCGCAGTCATTCTCAACGAATACGCGCTGGTGGTGGGGATCATTACCCTGAACGATGTGATGACCACGCTGATGGGCGATCTGGTAGGACAAGGGCTGGAAGAGCAAATTGTCGCCCGCGACGAAAACTCTTGGCTGGTCGAAGGCGGTACGCCGATCAACGACGTCATGCGGGCGCTGGATATCGACGAATTTCCTCACTCCGACAACTATGAAACCATCGGCGGTTTCATGATGTATATGCTGCGTAAAATCCCGAAACGTACCGACTTCGTCCGCTATGCCGGTTATAAGTTTGAAGTGGTGGACATCGACAGCTACAAAATCGACCAGTTGCTGGTGACACGAGTGGAAGAGAAAGCCAACGCAACGGCCGCGACGCCTCCGGCTGCCGCGCCATCCGGGGAATAA
- a CDS encoding DUF2502 domain-containing protein, which yields MMKPLLLGIVMAGVLGAAVAVPAAQADSLSLALPGIYLHIGDRDDRGYYWDGDRWCDPDTWYAHRHHPRQVYYYEPPPPRVVVVEPPPPPRPVYIVPGGPGPGPGWGHHHGGGPRW from the coding sequence ATGATGAAGCCACTGTTATTGGGGATTGTGATGGCGGGCGTACTGGGCGCCGCAGTCGCGGTACCTGCGGCGCAGGCAGACAGCCTGAGCCTGGCGTTGCCCGGTATCTATCTGCATATCGGTGATCGTGACGATCGTGGCTACTACTGGGACGGTGATCGCTGGTGCGATCCCGACACATGGTATGCCCACCGGCACCACCCGCGTCAGGTTTATTACTATGAACCGCCGCCGCCGCGTGTCGTGGTGGTTGAGCCGCCTCCGCCGCCGCGTCCGGTTTATATCGTGCCCGGCGGCCCCGGCCCTGGCCCCGGTTGGGGACATCATCACGGCGGCGGCCCGCGCTGGTAG